GTGAGAAAATTTTACCAAAGGTGTTTAATATTTGTAAAAAATATTTATATCACATACAAAATTCTGTTTTTGAAGGAGAATTATCAAAATCAGAATTATATAAATTAAGACAAGAATTAGAAAAAGTCATCAGAAAAGATTTGGATTCGATAATA
The Marinitoga sp. 38H-ov DNA segment above includes these coding regions:
- the cas2 gene encoding CRISPR-associated endonuclease Cas2, which encodes MYILLVYDIKFDPEGDGEKILPKVFNICKKYLYHIQNSVFEGELSKSELYKLRQELEKVIRKDLDSIIVFESRNERWLKKEFWGVKEDKTSNFL